The Prevotella melaninogenica genome window below encodes:
- a CDS encoding type VI secretion system Vgr family protein, with translation MSIPFNPITISVGKKTLSSFISLQIEQNIGKHHRFQMSVELESGGNKYVHNISSSKEWLGQSIVVKAANTPIFVGVVTNVQLHREGSDFGCIIVSGYSATYRMETAHSCFSWNDRTIGDVVKKLCEQAKVQLELNPAFKETKDFICQYEESDFDFIRRLAHQYQEWMYFDGTKLIFGKPRKLADPIRLEYGTTLSSLDIGLQTLARSEQVFSYHSGADREMQRMTPDLAYGHDKLAGEAFRASLGMFSKPARQHALPRISNETELVNYMGRKQAAETAETHYITAESQVPTLRVGSVISLYSSFLERVGNLSEESLGNFIIIEITHEVSQGSYYKNRFKAIPATIKALPSPKVRMPLAETQMATVLSNADPQGKGRVRVRMNWQTDGMQTGWVRVMTPDGGSSSDVKSNRGFVFIPEVGDQVLLGFRHGDPARPYVMGSLFNGVTGGGGGQGNNCKSLTTRSGSSLKLDDSAGSVTLHDKGGVKMNFDGGGNQSLNAASKATTSVGKGGSSVLTMDSSGNIDLSGKTQITLTVGGSTITIKGDEVRISSKNIILEAENNSITGTNNTVTGTNNKINGETDIEGPKLSLKGDPVKIN, from the coding sequence ATGTCAATTCCTTTCAACCCCATTACTATCAGCGTAGGAAAGAAGACTCTTTCTTCTTTTATTTCTCTACAAATCGAACAAAACATAGGTAAACACCACCGATTCCAAATGTCTGTTGAACTCGAATCGGGGGGAAATAAATATGTACATAATATCAGCAGTAGTAAAGAGTGGCTCGGACAAAGCATCGTCGTAAAGGCTGCAAATACTCCTATCTTCGTTGGTGTGGTGACAAATGTACAATTACACAGAGAAGGAAGTGACTTTGGATGTATCATCGTTTCTGGCTACTCTGCTACTTACAGAATGGAAACGGCACACAGCTGCTTCTCATGGAATGATAGAACCATTGGGGATGTAGTGAAAAAGCTGTGTGAACAAGCTAAGGTGCAATTAGAGTTGAATCCTGCATTCAAGGAAACCAAAGACTTTATCTGCCAGTATGAAGAGTCGGATTTCGACTTTATCCGTCGTCTTGCTCATCAGTATCAAGAGTGGATGTATTTCGATGGAACTAAACTAATCTTTGGTAAACCAAGGAAATTGGCTGACCCTATAAGATTAGAATATGGAACAACACTGTCTTCACTTGACATTGGTTTGCAGACCCTCGCACGCTCTGAGCAGGTGTTCTCTTATCACTCTGGTGCTGACCGTGAAATGCAACGTATGACGCCAGACTTGGCATATGGTCATGACAAACTTGCGGGTGAGGCTTTCCGTGCATCATTAGGTATGTTCTCAAAACCTGCAAGACAGCATGCGCTGCCACGTATCAGCAATGAGACGGAACTCGTTAACTACATGGGGCGTAAGCAGGCGGCAGAGACGGCAGAGACACATTATATCACAGCTGAGAGTCAGGTACCAACCCTGCGTGTAGGTTCCGTCATAAGTCTCTACAGCTCATTCTTGGAACGTGTAGGGAACCTATCAGAAGAGAGCTTGGGTAACTTTATCATTATCGAGATAACACATGAGGTGAGCCAAGGCAGCTACTACAAAAACCGCTTTAAGGCTATCCCTGCAACGATAAAGGCACTGCCAAGTCCAAAGGTGCGTATGCCATTGGCTGAGACACAGATGGCAACTGTGCTTAGTAATGCTGACCCACAGGGTAAGGGCCGTGTGCGTGTGCGTATGAACTGGCAGACGGATGGTATGCAGACAGGCTGGGTACGTGTGATGACACCAGATGGTGGTAGCAGTAGTGACGTAAAGAGCAACCGTGGCTTTGTATTTATCCCAGAGGTAGGCGACCAAGTCCTCCTCGGCTTCCGTCATGGTGACCCTGCAAGACCATACGTTATGGGTAGTCTGTTTAACGGAGTTACTGGTGGTGGCGGTGGTCAAGGCAACAACTGCAAGAGCCTCACCACACGAAGCGGTAGTTCCCTCAAGCTTGATGATTCTGCAGGTAGCGTCACATTACACGACAAGGGCGGTGTAAAAATGAATTTTGATGGTGGAGGAAATCAAAGCCTTAATGCAGCTTCTAAGGCTACAACATCTGTGGGAAAAGGTGGTTCAAGTGTTCTCACAATGGATAGTAGTGGAAACATTGACCTTTCTGGTAAAACGCAGATTACATTGACCGTTGGTGGTAGTACAATTACAATCAAAGGAGACGAAGTACGAATCAGTAGTAAGAATATAATCTTGGAGGCTGAGAATAATTCTATAACAGGAACTAACAACACTGTAACAGGAACTAACAATAAGATTAACGGTGAAACCGATATTGAAGGACCAAAACTGTCCTTGAAGGGTGACCCTGTGAAGATTAACTAA
- a CDS encoding phage baseplate assembly protein V: protein METAHSCFSWNDRTIGDVVKKLCEQAKVQLELNPAFKETKDFICQYEESDFDFIRRLAHQYQEWMYFDGTKLIFGKPRRLADPIILEYGTTLSSLDIGLQTLARSEQVFSYHSGADHEMQRMTPDLAYGHDKLAGDAFRASLGMFSKPARQHALPRISDESELINYMGRKQAAETAETHYITAESQVPTLRVGSVVSLYSSFLERVGNISKESLGNFIIIEITHEVSQGSYYKNRFKAIPATIKALPSPKVRMPLAETQMATVLSNADPQGKGRVRMNWQTDGMQTSWVRVMPPDGGSSKDVKSNRGFVFIPEVGDQVLLGFRHGDPARPYVMGSLFNGTTGGGGGQGNNCKSLTTRSGSSLKLDDSAGSVTLHDKGGVKMNFDGAGNQTLATKASATTTVGKDTSLLQMDKDGNIELKANTKITLKIEGSKIIITKDKITLESSEIEVNGTTSTTVNSPSINMQGGTTNITSTTINLKPVQPQAPDDGNAYFLPTAAVNIDSTKVDINGGTVEIN, encoded by the coding sequence ATGGAAACGGCACACAGCTGCTTCTCATGGAATGACAGAACCATTGGTGACGTAGTTAAGAAATTGTGCGAACAAGCTAAGGTGCAGTTGGAATTAAATCCTGCATTCAAGGAAACCAAGGACTTTATCTGCCAGTATGAAGAGTCGGACTTCGACTTTATCCGTCGTCTTGCTCATCAGTATCAGGAGTGGATGTATTTCGATGGAACAAAACTCATCTTTGGTAAACCAAGGAGATTGGCTGACCCTATAATATTGGAATATGGAACGACGCTGTCGTCACTTGACATTGGTTTACAGACCCTCGCACGCTCTGAGCAGGTGTTCTCTTACCACTCTGGTGCTGACCATGAGATGCAGCGTATGACACCAGACTTGGCCTATGGTCATGACAAACTTGCGGGCGATGCTTTCCGTGCATCATTAGGTATGTTCTCAAAACCCGCACGACAGCATGCACTGCCACGTATCAGCGATGAGTCGGAACTTATTAATTACATGGGGCGTAAGCAGGCGGCTGAGACGGCAGAAACACATTACATCACGGCTGAGAGTCAGGTGCCTACCCTGCGTGTCGGTTCTGTCGTAAGTCTCTACAGCTCATTCTTGGAACGTGTAGGAAACATATCAAAAGAGAGTTTGGGTAACTTTATCATTATCGAGATAACCCATGAGGTGAGCCAAGGCAGCTACTACAAAAACCGCTTCAAGGCTATCCCTGCAACAATAAAGGCACTGCCAAGTCCAAAGGTACGTATGCCATTAGCAGAGACACAGATGGCAACTGTGCTTAGTAATGCTGACCCACAGGGTAAGGGCCGTGTGCGTATGAACTGGCAGACAGATGGTATGCAGACAAGTTGGGTGCGTGTGATGCCCCCAGATGGCGGTAGTAGTAAGGACGTAAAGAGCAACCGTGGTTTTGTATTTATCCCAGAGGTAGGCGACCAAGTCCTCCTCGGCTTCCGCCATGGTGACCCAGCAAGACCATACGTTATGGGTAGCCTCTTTAACGGAACTACTGGTGGTGGCGGTGGTCAAGGTAACAACTGCAAGAGCCTCACCACACGAAGTGGCAGTTCTCTCAAGCTTGATGATTCTGCAGGTAGCGTCACATTGCACGACAAGGGTGGTGTAAAAATGAATTTTGATGGTGCAGGAAATCAAACTTTAGCCACCAAAGCTTCTGCAACAACAACTGTTGGTAAAGATACCAGCCTTTTACAAATGGACAAGGATGGTAACATAGAATTGAAAGCTAATACGAAAATAACATTGAAGATAGAGGGTAGTAAAATAATTATAACCAAGGACAAAATCACGCTTGAAAGTTCAGAAATAGAGGTGAATGGTACTACATCTACGACTGTAAATAGTCCTTCAATAAATATGCAAGGTGGAACAACAAATATAACAAGTACAACTATTAATTTAAAGCCTGTACAACCACAAGCACCAGATGATGGTAATGCTTACTTTTTACCAACAGCAGCCGTAAATATTGATAGTACAAAAGTAGATATAAATGGTGGTACTGTAGAAATTAACTAA